A part of Miscanthus floridulus cultivar M001 chromosome 6, ASM1932011v1, whole genome shotgun sequence genomic DNA contains:
- the LOC136458578 gene encoding adenylate kinase 4-like has protein sequence MAANLEDVPSLDLMHELLRRMKCSSKPDKHLILIGPPGSGKGTQSPLIKDEYCLCHLATGDMLRAAVAAKTPLGIKAKEAMDKGELVSDGLVVGLIDEAMKKPSCQKGFILDGFPRTVTQAQKLDEMLAKQGANVDKVLNFAIDDAILEERITGRWIHPASGRTYHTKFAPPKSPGVDDVTGEPLIQRRDDTAEVLKSRLEAFHRQTEPVIDYYSKKGLVANLPAEKPPKEVTAEVLKALS, from the exons atggCGGCGAATCTAGAGGACGTGCCTTCTCTGGATCTGATGCACGAACTGCTCCGCCGCATGAAGTGCAGCTCCAAGCCCGACAAGCACCTCATCCTCATCG GCCcacctggctctggaaagggtACTCAGTCTCCCCTTATTAAGGATGAATATTGCCTGTGCCATTTAGCCACTGGTGATATGCTGAGGGCTGCTGTGGCAGCCAAGACACCTCTAGGTATCAAAGCTAAAGAAGCTATGGATAAG GGGGAGCTTGTTTCAGATGGCTTGGTTGTGGGGCTTATTGATGAAGCTATGAAGAAACCCTCATGCCAGAAAGGTTTCATTCTTGATGGCTTCCCTAGAACTGTCACTCAAGCACAGAAG CTCGATGAGATGTTGGCAAAGCAAGGTGCTAATGTTGACAAGGTCCTGAACTTTGCAATTGATGATGCTATATTGGAAGAACGGATTACTGGTCGTTGGATCCATCCAGCCAGTGGTAGGACTTACCATACAAAATTTGCACCTCCAAAGTCTCCGGGAGTTGATGAT gtAACTGGAGAGCCATTGATTCAAAGGAGAGATGACACAGCCGAGGTTTTGAAGTCAAGGCTTGAAGCCTTCCACAGACAAACTGAGCCT GTGATTGACTATTACTCTAAGAAGGGCTTGGTGGCGAATCTGCCTGCAGAGAAACCACCAAAGGAAGTGACTGCTGAGGTGCTAAAAGCCCTCTCATGA
- the LOC136458579 gene encoding probable aspartyl aminopeptidase produces MAAVAPVVSDLVDFLNASPTAFHAVDEAKRRLKAAGFVQLSEREEWAGLEPGRKYFFTRNHSTIIAFAIGAKYVAGNGFHIIGAHTDSPCLKLKPVSKVTKGGYLEVGVQTYGGGLWYTWFDRDLTVAGRVIIREKKDGEVSYAHKLVRVQEPIMRIPTLAIHLDRTLNSEGLKVNNQSHLVPVLATCIKNEMQKFVAENGPKQASENVNTKHHPLLLQLIAKEANCEPDKICDFELQLCDTQPSAVAGAMKEFIFSGRLDNLCMSFCSLKALIDSSSVEHSLDHESGVRMVALFDHEEVGSDSAQGAGSPAMLDALSRITGSFNSSNSKLLEKAIQRSFMVSADMAHALHPNYMDKHEENHQPKLHGGLVIKHNANQRYATNAVTAFIFREIAERHQLPIQDFVVRNDMACGSTIGPILASGVGIRTVDIGAPQLSMHSIREMCAVDDISHAYEHFKAYYAEFTELDSKVKVDY; encoded by the exons ATGGCAGCCGTCGCCCCCGTCGTCTCCGACCTCGTCGATTTCCTCAACGCGTCGCCCACCGCCTTTCACGCAGTTG ACGAGGCGAAGCGGCGGCTGAAGGCGGCGGGGTTCGTGCAGCTCTCGGAGCGGGAGGAGTGGGCGGGGCTCGAGCCCGGGCGCAAGTACTTCTTCACACGCAACCACTCCACCATCATCGCATTCGCCATCGGCGCAAA ATACGTTGCTGGCAATGGCTTTCACATCATTGGTGCGCACACCGACAGCCCTTGCCTCAAGCTCAAGCCCGTCTCCAAG GTAACCAAAGGAGGTTATCTTGAGGTTGGGGTTCAAACGTATGGTGGTGGATTGTGGTACACATGGTTCGACCGTGATCTTACTGTTGCTGGTAGGGTGATTATAAGGGAGAAGAAGGATGGCGAGGTCTCTTATGCACACAAGCTTGTACGGGTACAAGAACCAATTATGAGGATACCTACTTTGGCTATTCACCTAGACAG GACTCTCAACTCAGAAGGTCTCAAGGTTAACAATCAGAGTCATCTTGTTCCAGTGCTGGCTACATGTATCAAG AATGAAATGCAGAAATTTGTAGCAGAAAATGGCCCAAAGCAGGCATCCGAGAATGTGAACACAAAGCATCATCCATTACTATTGCAG TTGATTGCTAAAGAGGCTAACTGTGAGCCTGATAAGATATGTGACTTTGAACTGCAACTATGTGATACTCAACCAAGTGCTGTAGCAGGTGCCATGAAAGAGTTCATCTTTTCAGGAAGGCTTGACAATCTTTGCATGTCATTTTGTTCATTGAAG GCCCTAATCGACTCCAGTTCTGTTGAACACTCTCTTGACCATGAATCTGGTGTGCGAATGgtagctctatttgaccatgaaGAAGTTGGGTCTGATTCTGCTCAGGGAGCTGGTTCCCCTGCCATGTTGGATGCTTTATCAAGAATCACTGGGTCTTTTAACTCTTCAAATTCCAAG TTGCTAGAAAAAGCTATACAGAGGAGCTTTATGGTGTCTGCTGACATGGCACATGCTTTACACCCCAATTATATG GACAAGCATGAGGAGAACCACCAACCAAAATTGCATGGAGGACTTGTAATCAAGCATAACGCTAATCAACGATATGCTACAAATGCTGTGACAGCATTTATTTTCCGAGAAATTGCTGAGAGACACCAACTACCTATACAG GATTTTGTTGTCCGCAATGACATGGCTTGTGGTTCAACAATTGGCCCAATACTTGCTAGTGGTGTTGGTATTCGCACTGTTGATATTGGAGCACCCCAATTATCAATGCACAGCATCAGAGAAATGTGTGCCGTTGACGATATTAGCCACGCATATGAGCATTTCAAGGCATATTATGCAGAATTTACTGAATTGGACAGCAAGGTCAAGGTGGATTACTAA